TCTACCACGAAACAGGGAAAACCGATCAAGCAATAGCACTTGTTGAGGAACGGATCGCGGGGAAACCCTCGGCGGCAGATTACAATACGCTCGGCATCTTCTACTACGACAAAAAGGACGTTGAAAAGGCGGTCCACGCCTTTGAAAAGGCACTGCACATCGCCCCGTATCACAAAGCCGCGCGGCGAAACCTGCATCAACTCCTCCGAGCCAAAGGCTTCAAAGCATTGGCATCAAAAGACTTTGAGACCGCTACCACCGCCTTTGAAAGGGTGTTACAGATGGAGCCCCTCGACGCCCCTACCTATCAACTCATGGGAAACGGATACGCGCAAGCCGGACACTTTGAGAAGGCTATCGACTACTATCAAAAAGCGATCGACCTGAATCCCGTGGATGCACTGACACAGCAAAATTTCGCACACTGCTATAACAATTACGGTGTATCGCTACGAAACCGTGGAGAATGGGACGCGGCAATTGAGGCGTATCGCAACGCTCTACGGTTGATGCCGACGCTCCAAATTGCTCGAACGAACCTGAGCGACGCATTTACCCGAAAGGCGAAGGCACATAGTGAAGCAGGCGAATTAGATGCAGCCGTGGCGGTGTATCTCGAATTGCAGAAACTCCATCCGAACGACATGCATATTCGGAATTTGCTTGGGGAGTTATATCTCAAAAAAGGCGACTACGCCGATGCGTTATCGGTATTTCAGCACGTTTATAACATCAATCCAAACGCCGATCACGCCCTACATAACCTCATTGCAGCGTCCCATCACTATGCACGAAGCCTCAGCGATATGGAAGACTACGGAACAGCGATTCAACTGCTTGAAAAGGCACTTCAACTCTCACCGACCGATCTGAATTTACGGTTGAGCCTGGCGAACGCCTATCAAGGTGCTGAGAACTACGAGCGTGCTGCTACGGAAATATCGCGCGTTTTGGCACAGGAACCCGGGAATCCACAGGCAAAAGAGGAGCAGATTAACCTGAAAATCCGACGGGGCAACGCCCTCATGCGGCAACGACAATACACCGACGCACTCGCTGAATTTGAGGCGATCCCTGAGTCTGCGCGCGACACCGAGATTTATAACACCATCGGCTATCTCTATCTCGTGGAAGGCGAACATGCGAAAGCGTTCGTTGGCTTTGAAACTGTTCTGCGGAAAGATCCGATTAACATGCCTGCCTTCAGGAATCTATTGTCATTAGAATCCCAGTTAATCCGCAAACGTGGCACTAAAACGAGAGAGGCTACCCTCGTCAAGGTCCGATGTCTGCTTGCCATCGCCT
This window of the Candidatus Poribacteria bacterium genome carries:
- a CDS encoding tetratricopeptide repeat protein, translating into MQTRILQTFFVITFIVSAFTTHTTAHVAPQSGNADYADYFDYITLFSQGRITRFTEMPIRVYISPVLRESPYLPEIRYAMETWHTASEGAIRFEETETPQNADIRVSWGYTGLLADFQDTRLGSAELTRLKDSVQIGTFSNGLEVGSITTVEDRETETPQEISFTVEVILMLEGYGTVGELSQEEMRTVCVHEFGHAIGLWGHSPHPGDICYPTATAQLPSARDIATLRKLYNTPLNMSQHDVAIKVLKTEIEQKPYADPQTQLRTRYLLGAVYFDKGDIPAAIATFQTCSALNPKFQPALEKLIHIYHETGKTDQAIALVEERIAGKPSAADYNTLGIFYYDKKDVEKAVHAFEKALHIAPYHKAARRNLHQLLRAKGFKALASKDFETATTAFERVLQMEPLDAPTYQLMGNGYAQAGHFEKAIDYYQKAIDLNPVDALTQQNFAHCYNNYGVSLRNRGEWDAAIEAYRNALRLMPTLQIARTNLSDAFTRKAKAHSEAGELDAAVAVYLELQKLHPNDMHIRNLLGELYLKKGDYADALSVFQHVYNINPNADHALHNLIAASHHYARSLSDMEDYGTAIQLLEKALQLSPTDLNLRLSLANAYQGAENYERAATEISRVLAQEPGNPQAKEEQINLKIRRGNALMRQRQYTDALAEFEAIPESARDTEIYNTIGYLYLVEGEHAKAFVGFETVLRKDPINMPAFRNLLSLESQLIRKRGTKTREATLVKVRCLLAIALMHRKQSTAAVEKYQFALNAAKKSGTSEDIDSHLIETGRHLAKWFQQHGDAENREMILDWVEEHRGN